The proteins below come from a single Mucilaginibacter mali genomic window:
- a CDS encoding ABC transporter ATP-binding protein, giving the protein METTEHKELTKKPVEKDKQEVIIEIKGLKKSFGNKQVLKNINLRVHRGENVVVLGRSGQGKSVTIQCIVGLLTPDAGILNVLGQEVEKLNDKELKELRTKIGFLFQGAALYDSMTVRENMEFALTRVLKITEQAELDKKVEEILESVGLPDAAEKMPSDLSGGMRKRIGLARTLIVQPEIMLYDEPTTGLDPITSREISQLILEMQKKYKTTSIIITHDMECAKITADRVVIMDDGKYVAEGTFDELHKSDDKFVKSYFI; this is encoded by the coding sequence ATGGAAACCACTGAACATAAAGAACTTACAAAAAAGCCTGTCGAAAAGGATAAGCAGGAGGTGATTATCGAGATCAAAGGACTGAAAAAGTCATTTGGTAATAAGCAGGTATTAAAAAATATCAATCTGAGAGTTCATCGCGGCGAGAACGTGGTTGTGCTGGGGCGCTCCGGGCAGGGTAAATCAGTAACCATACAATGTATCGTTGGTTTGCTTACACCTGATGCCGGTATACTGAATGTATTGGGACAGGAAGTAGAAAAATTAAACGATAAAGAATTAAAAGAACTGCGTACTAAAATTGGTTTCCTCTTCCAGGGTGCGGCCTTGTATGATAGTATGACCGTGCGCGAGAACATGGAGTTTGCCCTGACACGTGTGTTAAAAATTACCGAGCAGGCCGAACTGGACAAAAAAGTGGAAGAGATATTGGAAAGCGTTGGCCTACCTGATGCTGCCGAAAAAATGCCATCAGATCTGTCAGGTGGGATGCGTAAGCGGATAGGTTTGGCACGTACGCTGATCGTTCAGCCTGAGATTATGTTGTATGATGAGCCAACTACGGGATTGGATCCCATCACCTCGCGAGAGATCAGTCAGTTGATACTGGAAATGCAGAAAAAATATAAAACAACATCGATCATTATTACCCACGATATGGAATGCGCCAAAATTACGGCCGACCGCGTGGTGATAATGGATGATGGTAAATACGTGGCAGAAGGCACGTTTGATGAGTTGCACAAGTCTGACGACAAATTTGTAAAATCTTATTTTATCTAA
- a CDS encoding MlaD family protein, with product MKTTSGQKIKIGGFIVVGLVILFLGIFFIGNQKSMFSSTFNVYGIFKNVNGLQVGNNVRFAGINVGVVDGIDIVTDTAVKVTLTLNEDVKKFIKKDAKMSIGSDGLMGDKLVVIGPGQSSTAVNENQQLAVVNPLDMDKVINKLTKIADNAATITEGLGGIVNKVNSGQGSLGRLLNSDKMAKNLESTVSQAKTTMASVHKTTKTLNEDLTAAQHNFLLKGFFNKKKKAEKARQDSIKKAQEKTQKDAQKGAKGNQ from the coding sequence ATGAAAACCACATCAGGTCAAAAAATAAAGATAGGCGGCTTTATTGTAGTAGGGCTGGTCATCCTGTTCCTGGGGATCTTCTTCATCGGGAACCAAAAAAGTATGTTTAGTTCCACATTTAACGTTTATGGCATTTTTAAAAATGTGAACGGTTTGCAGGTAGGTAACAATGTACGCTTCGCCGGTATAAACGTGGGTGTAGTTGATGGCATTGATATTGTTACAGACACAGCGGTGAAGGTTACCCTGACCCTGAACGAGGATGTAAAAAAGTTCATTAAAAAAGACGCGAAGATGAGTATAGGCAGCGATGGATTGATGGGCGATAAATTGGTTGTGATAGGCCCGGGGCAAAGCAGCACTGCTGTGAATGAAAATCAGCAACTGGCGGTTGTAAATCCGCTGGATATGGATAAGGTGATCAACAAACTAACCAAAATTGCCGATAATGCCGCGACCATTACCGAAGGACTTGGCGGCATTGTAAACAAAGTGAACAGCGGGCAGGGTAGCCTGGGCCGTTTATTGAACAGCGATAAAATGGCTAAGAACCTGGAAAGCACCGTGAGCCAGGCTAAAACCACAATGGCCAGTGTGCATAAAACCACAAAAACCCTGAACGAAGACCTGACCGCGGCGCAACACAACTTTTTGCTGAAGGGATTTTTCAATAAGAAGAAAAAAGCCGAGAAGGCCAGGCAGGATTCGATAAAAAAAGCGCAGGAAAAGACCCAGAAGGATGCCCAGAAAGGAGCAAAAGGCAATCAATAA
- a CDS encoding TetR/AcrR family transcriptional regulator has translation MLDKQKQILDAALGLFVAHGFHGTPTSKIAQDAGVANGTLFHYYKTKDDLVAGLYNHIKEELATAMSAIIHESDFITPKFRNTFTHTLHWALQNRDKFYYIQQFERSPHMAKISKEAIEQQSVVLSKLIEEGIKKKLLQTHPRDLIITLFNSQIFGLYQYLTSDEFTPEEERRIITEGYEMVWEMLKYK, from the coding sequence GTGTTAGATAAGCAGAAACAGATCCTTGATGCGGCCTTAGGGCTGTTTGTAGCACATGGTTTTCATGGTACGCCAACCAGCAAAATTGCCCAGGATGCGGGTGTGGCCAACGGCACCTTATTCCATTATTATAAAACCAAGGATGACCTGGTGGCAGGCCTTTATAATCATATAAAGGAAGAACTGGCAACAGCCATGTCGGCCATTATTCACGAGAGTGATTTTATTACGCCTAAGTTTCGCAACACCTTTACGCATACTTTGCACTGGGCACTGCAAAACCGGGATAAGTTTTATTATATCCAACAGTTTGAGCGCTCGCCCCACATGGCCAAGATCAGCAAGGAGGCTATCGAGCAGCAAAGTGTGGTCCTGTCAAAACTGATAGAAGAAGGGATTAAAAAGAAACTGCTGCAAACTCATCCGCGCGATCTGATCATCACCCTGTTCAACAGCCAGATCTTCGGCCTTTACCAATACCTCACCAGCGACGAATTTACCCCCGAGGAAGAACGCCGGATAATTACCGAAGGTTATGAAATGGTTTGGGAAATGCTGAAGTATAAATAA
- a CDS encoding twin-arginine translocation signal domain-containing protein, with product MHDQQSRRHFIKTSAIVGAGLAGAFKLSDAWALNQNTQDLYALSSQLVRQWAETLLAMQITDKRRADDYGGIWCPADKAVHGRVGDTIYPFFYMAAQTKDSRYTDAAMLLYRWIERRVSQPDGSWLNESVKGSWKGTTVFMSIALAEALKHHADLMDAAFKTELSTRLKKASDFIYDTFNINFGNINYPITASYGLSLLGEVLDEPKFKTKGRELAHQAMAFITPKDGFLKGEGDPYYEASKKGCFSVDLGYNVEESLPSLAQYGLLTKDEEVLQQVSRSLQTHMELMLPDGGWDNSWGTRNYKWTYWGSRTSDGCQPAYALLADRDARFYKAALLNTQLMQRSTIKGLLQGGPHFATHGVPVCVHHTFTHIKALITVLEHQPKKVDLSGVEIPREKAYGLKSFSDIQTWLVAKGDYRATVTGYDRDYKHTPNGHASGGALTMLWHKKTGPILCASMNEYQMVEAGNQQVETDLHAMSLTPRIEMRMDDKLYMNISDHDAVITTQESGDKITIKTRAKLVDRDLKDPSIGPVNCEVDYEFTPDKVSIHFRHYLLQAESLIKIIIPVIAKSTEKVTVAGNNKSLQVNREGGIVKLTSDQPLLKLPTTNGRVFNFVPGFEALPLGVEQNEVRLEISVS from the coding sequence ATGCATGATCAGCAAAGCCGCCGCCATTTTATTAAAACATCAGCCATAGTTGGCGCCGGGCTGGCCGGTGCTTTTAAGTTAAGCGATGCCTGGGCTTTAAACCAAAATACGCAAGACTTGTATGCGCTAAGCAGCCAGTTGGTGCGCCAATGGGCCGAAACGCTGTTGGCCATGCAAATAACCGATAAGCGCCGTGCCGACGATTACGGCGGCATCTGGTGCCCTGCCGATAAGGCGGTGCATGGCCGGGTGGGCGATACCATTTACCCGTTCTTTTACATGGCGGCACAAACTAAGGATAGCCGCTATACCGATGCGGCTATGCTGCTTTACCGTTGGATAGAACGCCGCGTAAGTCAGCCCGACGGCTCGTGGTTGAATGAATCGGTAAAAGGATCGTGGAAGGGGACGACGGTTTTTATGTCGATAGCCTTAGCCGAGGCATTGAAACATCACGCCGATCTGATGGATGCAGCCTTCAAAACAGAATTATCGACCCGGTTAAAAAAAGCCAGCGATTTTATTTACGATACCTTTAACATCAATTTCGGTAATATCAATTACCCGATAACCGCATCGTACGGATTATCGCTGCTGGGCGAAGTACTCGACGAACCGAAATTTAAAACCAAAGGCCGTGAACTGGCACACCAGGCCATGGCTTTCATTACGCCTAAAGATGGTTTTTTAAAAGGCGAAGGCGACCCCTATTACGAGGCCAGTAAAAAAGGCTGTTTTTCTGTCGATCTGGGGTATAATGTGGAGGAATCACTGCCATCGCTTGCCCAATATGGTTTATTAACAAAAGATGAGGAAGTATTGCAGCAGGTAAGCCGCTCTCTGCAAACCCATATGGAGCTAATGCTGCCCGATGGCGGCTGGGACAACAGCTGGGGCACCCGCAATTACAAATGGACCTATTGGGGCAGCCGCACATCCGACGGATGCCAGCCAGCCTACGCCCTGCTGGCCGATCGCGACGCGCGTTTTTATAAAGCTGCCCTTTTAAATACGCAACTCATGCAGCGCAGTACTATAAAAGGTTTGCTGCAGGGTGGCCCGCATTTTGCCACACATGGGGTGCCGGTTTGTGTGCATCATACCTTCACACATATTAAAGCTTTGATTACCGTACTGGAGCATCAGCCTAAAAAAGTCGATCTTTCGGGCGTAGAGATACCGCGCGAAAAGGCCTATGGCTTAAAAAGTTTCAGCGATATCCAAACCTGGCTGGTTGCCAAAGGCGATTACCGGGCCACCGTTACCGGTTACGACAGGGATTATAAACATACCCCCAACGGCCATGCCAGCGGCGGCGCGCTTACTATGTTATGGCATAAAAAAACCGGACCCATCCTGTGCGCCAGTATGAACGAATACCAAATGGTGGAAGCAGGCAACCAGCAGGTAGAAACCGACCTGCATGCCATGTCGCTCACGCCCCGTATTGAAATGCGTATGGATGATAAATTGTATATGAACATCAGCGACCACGACGCGGTGATAACCACGCAGGAATCGGGCGATAAGATCACCATTAAAACCCGGGCGAAGCTGGTAGACCGCGATCTGAAAGATCCGTCCATCGGCCCGGTAAATTGCGAAGTTGATTATGAGTTTACTCCCGATAAGGTCAGCATACACTTCAGGCATTACCTGTTGCAGGCCGAAAGCCTGATCAAGATCATTATACCTGTCATAGCCAAATCGACGGAGAAGGTAACAGTTGCCGGAAATAACAAATCATTGCAAGTTAACCGTGAGGGTGGAATTGTAAAATTAACTTCCGATCAGCCCTTGTTAAAATTACCAACCACTAATGGCCGTGTATTTAACTTTGTTCCGGGGTTTGAAGCACTACCTTTAGGTGTAGAGCAAAACGAGGTCCGGCTGGAAATATCAGTATCCTAA
- a CDS encoding glycogen synthase has protein sequence MKIYHLAAECYPIAKVGGLADVVGALPKYQVKAGLQAAVALPFYNRKWVQENQFDVVFRASNLFGGKRTEFEIWKERTDKLGFELYLIHIPGLLDRENIYSYPDENEQFMAYQLAFLDWINWSQQSPDIIHCHDHHSGLVPFLLQYSAPYARLANTPTVFTIHNGQYHGAFSWTKIKYLPEIDMNFAGLLDWGGGINPLASAVRCCSAYTTVSPSYMDELSWQSNGLEHLFQMERARGVGIVNGIDSQVWDPETDTMIAGNYSVKNINKKEVNKEALCKRFNLDSSLPLISFIGRLVNDKGADLLASAINRAINEHPGKVNFLVLGTGDPDTEEALIALEPHQPDNYRTFIGYNEELSHLIYAGSDFLLMPSRVEPCGLNQLYSLRYGTVPMVHRTGGLRDTVIDFGDEGGYGICFEQTNVDDICHSVNRAVELYADQSHLNLLRAKMMGLDFSWDRSAKEYIDLYERLINTI, from the coding sequence ATGAAAATATATCACCTCGCGGCCGAATGTTACCCCATTGCCAAAGTTGGCGGACTGGCCGATGTTGTTGGCGCGTTACCAAAATACCAGGTTAAGGCCGGTTTGCAGGCTGCCGTGGCCCTGCCTTTTTATAACCGCAAGTGGGTGCAGGAAAATCAGTTTGATGTAGTCTTCCGCGCATCCAACCTGTTTGGCGGCAAACGTACCGAGTTTGAGATCTGGAAAGAACGTACCGATAAGCTGGGTTTTGAATTATATCTTATCCATATCCCCGGTTTGCTGGACCGTGAGAATATTTACAGCTACCCCGACGAAAACGAGCAGTTTATGGCTTACCAATTGGCTTTCCTTGATTGGATCAACTGGTCGCAACAATCGCCGGATATTATTCATTGTCATGACCACCATTCGGGACTGGTACCGTTCCTGCTGCAATATTCGGCGCCATACGCGCGCCTGGCCAATACGCCTACCGTGTTCACCATCCACAATGGCCAATACCACGGCGCCTTTAGCTGGACTAAAATAAAATACCTGCCCGAGATAGACATGAACTTTGCCGGCCTGCTTGATTGGGGCGGCGGTATTAACCCGCTGGCTTCGGCCGTAAGGTGCTGCTCGGCTTATACCACCGTATCGCCAAGCTATATGGATGAACTGAGCTGGCAATCGAACGGCCTGGAGCACCTGTTCCAGATGGAGCGCGCCCGCGGCGTTGGTATTGTTAACGGTATCGACTCGCAGGTTTGGGATCCGGAAACGGATACGATGATAGCCGGCAACTACTCGGTTAAAAACATCAACAAAAAAGAAGTAAATAAAGAAGCGTTGTGCAAACGCTTTAATTTGGACAGTAGCCTGCCGCTGATATCGTTCATTGGCCGTTTGGTTAACGATAAGGGCGCCGATCTGTTGGCATCAGCCATTAACCGCGCTATTAACGAACATCCCGGCAAGGTTAACTTCCTGGTGCTGGGTACCGGCGATCCGGATACCGAAGAGGCACTTATCGCGTTGGAACCACATCAGCCGGATAATTACCGCACCTTTATTGGTTATAACGAAGAACTTTCGCACCTGATCTACGCCGGATCTGATTTTCTGTTGATGCCATCGCGCGTGGAGCCATGTGGATTGAACCAGTTGTACTCGTTGCGTTACGGAACTGTACCTATGGTACACCGCACCGGCGGTTTGCGCGATACCGTAATTGATTTTGGCGACGAGGGCGGCTACGGTATCTGCTTCGAGCAAACCAATGTTGATGATATCTGCCACTCGGTAAACCGGGCGGTCGAGTTATATGCTGATCAATCGCACCTTAACTTGCTGCGCGCAAAAATGATGGGGCTCGACTTCTCGTGGGACAGATCGGCCAAAGAATATATAGACCTATACGAACGCTTAATAAACACCATATGA
- a CDS encoding glucose-1-phosphate adenylyltransferase, with amino-acid sequence MTSKVISIVLGGGQGSRLSPLTATRSKPAVPIGGKYRLVDIPISNCLHSGISRIFVLTQFNSASLNKHIKNTYHFSTFSTAFVDILAAEQTPTSGNWFQGTADAVRQSLHHLSVHEFDYVLILSGDQLYQMDFEEMINQHVALKADISIASIPVHVNDVPGFGILKTDDENNITSFIEKPKSGFENWVSEVSDEMKAQGRIYLASMGIYIFNRQVLYDLLQGNDATDFGKEIIPASIKTHKVVSFQYEGYWTDIGTIPSFFEANLGLTDDIPEFNLFGSKPIFTRARMLPPSKISGTHLEKSIISEGCIINAKEITHSLVGIRTRIGFDTTIESCYIMGEDEYQTLTQIEASKANGTPVMGIGDRCRIKNAIIDKNCCIGNDVIINCGDKLADGDYGTYAVQDGIVVVKKRSVIPDGTVI; translated from the coding sequence ATGACATCCAAAGTAATCAGCATTGTACTTGGCGGCGGCCAGGGATCGCGGCTATCACCCCTTACAGCCACCCGATCAAAACCCGCTGTACCTATAGGCGGTAAATACCGCCTGGTCGATATTCCTATCTCTAACTGCCTGCACTCGGGCATATCAAGGATATTTGTATTAACGCAGTTCAACTCGGCATCGCTAAATAAGCACATTAAGAATACCTACCACTTCAGTACTTTCAGTACCGCTTTTGTAGATATTCTGGCGGCCGAACAAACCCCTACCAGCGGTAACTGGTTCCAGGGCACGGCCGACGCGGTACGCCAAAGCCTGCACCACCTTTCGGTGCACGAGTTTGATTATGTGCTGATCCTATCGGGCGACCAGCTGTACCAGATGGATTTTGAAGAAATGATCAACCAGCACGTTGCTTTGAAAGCTGATATCTCTATTGCCAGTATCCCTGTGCATGTAAATGATGTCCCGGGCTTTGGTATCCTGAAAACTGACGATGAGAACAACATCACCTCGTTTATCGAAAAACCAAAAAGCGGTTTCGAGAATTGGGTATCGGAAGTAAGCGACGAGATGAAAGCGCAGGGCCGTATTTACCTGGCTTCGATGGGTATCTATATCTTCAACCGCCAGGTGCTGTACGATTTGCTGCAGGGTAACGACGCTACCGATTTCGGTAAGGAGATCATCCCGGCATCAATAAAAACCCACAAAGTGGTTAGCTTCCAGTATGAAGGTTATTGGACCGATATCGGTACTATCCCATCGTTTTTTGAAGCCAACCTTGGCCTTACCGATGATATACCAGAGTTTAACCTGTTTGGCAGCAAGCCGATATTTACCCGTGCGCGCATGCTGCCGCCATCAAAAATATCGGGCACGCACCTGGAAAAATCCATTATATCCGAAGGGTGCATTATTAACGCTAAGGAGATCACTCACTCGCTGGTGGGCATACGTACCCGCATTGGTTTTGATACCACGATAGAGAGCTGCTACATTATGGGCGAGGACGAATACCAAACCCTTACCCAGATAGAAGCATCGAAAGCCAATGGTACCCCGGTAATGGGTATAGGTGACCGCTGCCGGATCAAAAACGCCATTATTGATAAAAACTGCTGCATCGGCAACGATGTAATTATTAACTGTGGCGATAAACTTGCCGATGGCGATTACGGAACATATGCCGTTCAGGATGGTATAGTTGTGGTTAAAAAGCGTTCGGTGATACCCGATGGCACAGTGATATAA
- a CDS encoding FAD-dependent oxidoreductase, producing MFKKLFLLLLFTPVLGAFAETIKTDVLVVGGTPSGVAAAIQSSRSKIKTLLIEQGSWLGGEMTAGGMCVLDANKTLPSGIWGEFRKKVRDFYKRTPGFDTTANAALRFEPYTGAAILKKMCDTVKNLTVKMNMPVTAVKKDGNGWELIVTLNGKPATVKAKVLVDATPLGDIAAQSGATFWTGFDNKKETGEALAPEQALPIIEDVTWVAVLKEFEKNTIYLMQKPAGYDEALYVSLKGKDIKKMLEAGRLPNNKYMIKWTENTYGATIDQLSPEKREEFYKSMRQRTLGLVFYIQNELGFKNIGIDDKEFGSPDHLPYIPYIREYRRYKGQTRMTLGEIYNPYANKLYRTSIAVGDAAFGQHYADPAAPKTNYPPLPAYTIPLGSIVSKDVVNLIVTEKAMSTTHLTNASTFYPSVQMTVGQAAGATAAYCVFFDKTTKSFDALTVRTIQGEILDYKGILYPFADIGPSDKYFRSVEQVIGSGMLKQVHQLQGKSMQVLFKPDSTVSTADVEPVLRETFTRAFIWFSKNHPGALFTVSDMLSYISDYTLTEPKTLQLTLQKQWQDTYKFKQAFDLKRPITRYEFAVLANKYLNPFSTHVDITGKVVN from the coding sequence ATGTTTAAAAAGTTATTCCTGCTGTTGTTATTTACCCCGGTTTTGGGCGCCTTTGCCGAAACCATAAAAACAGATGTACTGGTAGTTGGCGGCACACCCAGCGGCGTGGCTGCGGCCATACAAAGTTCGCGTAGTAAAATAAAAACCCTGCTGATAGAACAAGGTTCCTGGCTGGGCGGCGAAATGACCGCCGGCGGCATGTGCGTGCTGGATGCCAACAAAACCCTGCCATCGGGTATATGGGGCGAGTTCCGCAAAAAAGTGCGCGATTTTTATAAGCGGACCCCCGGCTTTGATACCACAGCCAATGCCGCCCTGCGCTTTGAACCCTATACCGGCGCTGCCATCCTAAAAAAAATGTGCGATACCGTTAAGAACCTCACCGTAAAAATGAATATGCCTGTAACTGCCGTTAAAAAAGACGGCAACGGCTGGGAACTAATTGTAACCCTAAATGGCAAACCGGCAACCGTAAAGGCAAAGGTTTTGGTTGATGCGACTCCACTTGGCGATATCGCCGCGCAAAGCGGAGCAACTTTCTGGACCGGATTTGACAATAAAAAGGAAACAGGTGAAGCATTAGCACCGGAACAGGCCCTGCCCATAATTGAGGATGTAACCTGGGTAGCCGTACTGAAGGAGTTTGAAAAAAACACCATCTACCTGATGCAAAAGCCTGCAGGTTATGACGAAGCTTTATACGTGAGCCTGAAAGGAAAAGACATTAAAAAAATGCTGGAGGCCGGCCGTTTGCCCAACAATAAATACATGATCAAATGGACCGAGAATACCTATGGTGCCACCATAGATCAGCTTTCGCCCGAAAAGCGCGAAGAGTTTTACAAATCGATGCGCCAGCGAACTTTGGGTTTGGTTTTTTATATTCAAAACGAACTGGGCTTTAAAAACATCGGAATAGATGACAAAGAATTTGGCTCGCCTGATCATTTGCCGTATATCCCCTACATCCGCGAGTATCGCCGTTATAAAGGACAAACCCGGATGACGCTGGGCGAGATCTACAACCCCTATGCCAATAAATTATACCGTACTTCCATAGCCGTTGGCGATGCCGCCTTCGGTCAGCACTATGCCGATCCGGCCGCGCCGAAAACCAATTATCCGCCGCTGCCGGCTTATACCATTCCGCTGGGCAGTATTGTAAGTAAGGATGTGGTGAACCTGATCGTAACGGAAAAAGCCATGTCGACCACGCACCTCACCAATGCCAGTACATTCTACCCCTCGGTACAAATGACGGTTGGACAGGCCGCCGGGGCAACCGCCGCCTACTGCGTGTTTTTTGATAAAACAACAAAATCCTTCGACGCACTTACCGTGCGTACCATCCAGGGCGAGATACTGGATTATAAAGGCATCCTTTATCCTTTCGCTGATATTGGTCCGTCAGATAAATACTTCCGATCGGTAGAGCAGGTAATTGGCAGCGGGATGCTGAAGCAAGTACACCAATTACAGGGTAAAAGCATGCAGGTGTTATTTAAACCTGATAGTACTGTAAGCACCGCCGATGTGGAACCTGTTTTACGTGAAACATTCACCCGCGCCTTTATCTGGTTCAGCAAAAACCATCCCGGAGCGTTGTTTACTGTGTCGGATATGCTATCCTACATCAGCGATTATACCCTTACCGAGCCAAAAACGTTACAGCTTACCCTGCAAAAGCAATGGCAGGATACTTATAAATTTAAGCAAGCGTTCGATTTAAAGCGGCCCATCACCCGGTACGAATTCGCGGTGCTGGCTAATAAGTATTTGAATCCGTTCAGCACGCATGTGGATATTACAGGGAAAGTGGTGAATTAG
- a CDS encoding amidase, translating to MKNNTLKYATIFTISGASFALGAFISKKAERVPITAGMVQEASKIFNIEYTQAQADSTLNNLNQWNIYYERFRQLKMPNSIVPALNFNPIPVGFVQPDKTNGFVLAKSPKVTLPADKNQLAFYTIRQLSELIRTKQITSVELTKFFLERLKKYDPKLLFTVSLTEEYALKQAAKADEEIKSGHYKGVLHGIPYGVKDLLAQKDYKTTFGAVPYKDQKLDVDATVITKLDAAGAILCAKLTLGELAQGDVWFGGKTKNPWDITRGSSGSSAGPASAVSAGCLPFAIGSETMGSIVSPSTECGDTGLRPSFGRVSKYGAMALSWSMDKLGPIARSVEDVAIVFNAIQGTDPNDLSTIPATFNYNGNGQSLKGYKIGYVKADFERKGQNQATDSATLAKLRELGAELIPLEYPKLPISSMAVILDAEAGAAFQELVINHQTDGMVLQNKNAWPNTFRSAQFIPAVEYIQANRLRTMLIQAWYEKLKGLDLYVTPSFGNLNLNVTNLTGNPCVVLPNGYNPRGRQLSITFMGQLFGEGKMLQAAAIYQNATDFHTKHPSLNF from the coding sequence ATGAAAAATAATACCCTAAAGTACGCCACAATTTTTACAATCAGCGGTGCCAGCTTTGCATTGGGCGCATTTATCAGCAAAAAGGCCGAGCGTGTGCCCATTACAGCGGGGATGGTTCAGGAGGCATCAAAAATATTCAACATTGAGTATACCCAGGCCCAGGCCGATTCGACCCTGAATAACCTTAACCAGTGGAATATTTATTACGAGCGCTTTCGCCAGTTAAAAATGCCCAACAGCATAGTGCCCGCGCTTAACTTTAACCCCATACCGGTAGGTTTTGTTCAGCCTGATAAGACGAATGGTTTTGTACTGGCTAAATCGCCAAAAGTAACGCTGCCTGCCGATAAAAATCAGCTGGCCTTTTATACCATCCGCCAGTTAAGCGAACTGATCCGCACCAAACAGATCACATCGGTAGAATTAACGAAATTCTTTTTAGAACGCCTGAAAAAGTACGACCCCAAGCTGCTGTTCACCGTTAGCCTTACCGAAGAATACGCCCTTAAACAAGCCGCCAAGGCCGACGAGGAAATAAAAAGCGGCCATTACAAAGGCGTGCTGCATGGCATCCCTTACGGTGTAAAAGATCTACTTGCCCAGAAAGATTACAAAACCACTTTTGGCGCGGTACCCTACAAAGATCAAAAGCTGGATGTGGATGCTACCGTGATCACTAAACTGGATGCGGCAGGCGCTATACTTTGCGCCAAACTTACCTTGGGTGAACTGGCTCAGGGCGATGTTTGGTTTGGGGGAAAAACAAAAAATCCCTGGGATATCACCCGTGGTTCCAGCGGCTCTTCGGCCGGACCGGCATCCGCCGTTAGCGCGGGATGTTTGCCGTTTGCCATCGGGTCGGAAACGATGGGTTCTATCGTATCGCCATCTACCGAATGCGGCGATACGGGCTTGCGGCCATCGTTTGGGCGCGTGAGCAAATATGGCGCGATGGCTTTAAGCTGGAGCATGGACAAGCTTGGCCCCATTGCCCGCAGTGTAGAGGATGTGGCCATTGTGTTTAACGCCATACAAGGTACCGACCCTAACGACCTGAGCACCATCCCTGCCACATTTAATTACAATGGCAACGGGCAAAGCCTTAAAGGGTACAAAATAGGCTATGTAAAAGCCGACTTTGAACGCAAAGGCCAAAACCAGGCTACCGATTCGGCAACTTTAGCTAAGCTGCGCGAACTGGGTGCCGAGCTGATCCCGCTGGAATATCCTAAACTACCCATCAGCAGCATGGCTGTTATTTTAGATGCGGAAGCGGGCGCTGCCTTCCAGGAACTGGTGATTAACCACCAAACCGACGGCATGGTACTGCAAAACAAAAATGCCTGGCCAAACACTTTCCGTTCAGCACAGTTTATCCCGGCGGTAGAATATATACAAGCCAACCGCCTGCGCACCATGTTGATCCAGGCCTGGTATGAAAAGCTGAAAGGGCTCGACCTGTATGTTACCCCATCATTCGGCAACCTGAATTTAAATGTGACCAACCTTACCGGCAACCCGTGCGTGGTACTACCCAATGGCTACAATCCACGCGGCAGGCAACTGAGCATCACCTTTATGGGACAGCTTTTTGGCGAGGGTAAAATGCTGCAGGCCGCCGCCATCTACCAAAACGCTACCGATTTTCATACCAAACACCCATCCCTTAATTTTTAA
- a CDS encoding YfiT family bacillithiol transferase — protein MLTDEQMRYPIGKYQAPENITKEIITGWIDRIRALPGKVRSATESLTDAQLDTPYRNGGWIIRQVVHHIPDSHMNSLMRFKWAMTEDNPTIKPYDEAGFAKLADYKLPIASSLTLLDGIHEHMVALFESFTDADLERTFTHPESKETNPLKKIIGLYAWHGDHHLAQITETVKKF, from the coding sequence ATGCTTACCGACGAACAAATGCGCTACCCCATCGGGAAATATCAGGCGCCCGAAAATATCACTAAAGAGATCATTACCGGCTGGATAGACCGCATCCGCGCCTTGCCCGGCAAAGTACGCTCTGCTACCGAAAGCTTGACTGATGCCCAACTGGATACCCCTTACCGTAACGGCGGCTGGATCATCCGCCAGGTGGTACACCATATCCCCGATAGCCACATGAATTCGCTGATGCGTTTTAAATGGGCCATGACTGAGGATAACCCCACCATAAAACCTTACGACGAAGCCGGCTTTGCCAAACTGGCCGATTATAAATTGCCGATAGCCTCATCACTTACTTTGCTGGATGGGATACACGAACACATGGTGGCCCTTTTTGAAAGCTTTACCGATGCCGACCTGGAGCGCACCTTCACCCACCCGGAATCGAAAGAGACAAATCCGCTGAAAAAGATCATTGGCTTATATGCCTGGCATGGTGACCATCATTTGGCACAGATAACGGAAACAGTTAAAAAGTTTTGA